taagaaggttggctcacttgcccagctgatggaattgtccaactccagagttgtatccaaatcccactagaacgtcaaatgcttggtttggatttaaaattttttcacattttaattgttttaatttataattaacacgtttataatcataaatCTTTTGATCTTGTCCCTTAAAACGGACTGATTTCTGTCAGGTCGAATGTTGAACCTCTGACATCTCAAGAAGCCATATCGAGGGATCCGTTTATAAGGCATGTTTTATGTAAAGTTTATTGGAAGGTTTAAGTATTCACGATCTACTTAGAAATAAGTACAAGGCTAATGTCGTAACATAAACAAATGTCATACAAAACCACACAACAGAGTTGCTTATGATCCAGTCCGTAAGCaattttttgttggtattttgcttaaagaactcagtaccacttctggggaatgtgttcgcattttccaTGTTAACATCAGGGTTGACAAATTTGatactttggtacttttttgataCATTTTAAACATCAAAAGTACCATGGTACCCCCGCGagtcatttggtactttttcgaGATTAGCCAGTTTAATAATTGGCATTAAAATTTCCTATCGGCATTAGCAAAAACTTATTTCCAGAATATTATTAATGATATAAACCTAAAAATTCCAACAGAGCTTTTATACTGACAAAAAATTAAAGGGTTGGTTggaaccatgacataattaccaggtagtgtacagtaaacagctgagtacaattttattctcgcgaagtgcactatctgtcaacgagttttggttttcTGTGTATCTTGGTTGCAACTCTGTGAGTCTTTCATGGAAATCTAATGAATGAGCCTTTCGTGAGCACAAAATGACAAATTAGATAATTGATCAAGTACATGACGGCAATATCGGAGTGTAAGCCTGTGTAGAAAATATCTGGAACATGCGTATCGAAATCGGGATCCTTGGTTGGAAGAGCCATAGAATGGGCGAATGCAACTAATTTTTCCTTACTTAAAAGTAAACTAACAAAAATACACATTATGTGCCTTCAAGGGTAAAATTTCCTAATTTTCGGTCTAGAAGATAGCTATCTCAAAATATAGTTCGAGTTCAGACTCGGCCATAACAAGGACGTCCGTTCCTTATCAATGAatgaaaacttgaatcagacaggcTCATAGACATGAGAAAAGAACACTTGCATTATAAACGAGCGAAATGGCCTGCACACAGTACTTTTTGTATGTAATCCCCAATGGCGAAATTATTAAAGGTCATCTTGCCATCGAGCTGATCAGCGTATtggcaacacacacaaagaaattttatgtgcgtgtgtgtatacgtgtgcgtatatgagcagagaatatgcgagaaaaaagacgacaacaaagagaatgcaaacgaaaatctgacatcttaataaggtcgaacctggccggctgttaagagcagttcgcgtgagaccacctttttaaatccgccatTGTTATGTCCTTTGAACGATATTTTTTAAGCTGTGAGAGGAAGTTTCGCCCATTAAGAGTATAAAATGGTACCCTTTGACCACAAAAAGTacccttttaacttgttttcaaTCCCATTTCGACAGCCTCATTTATCATCCCTGGTTCCCGGCAtgagataactatgagcatcacacaggccggaactttgagctccagtctgtgtggtgttctttgttatcacgaaaagcttagctgagagctaccgggcgcgtccataggttgcggatagtggagtgctccatacggagtagctgcaactgcagtcacgGACAATTCAGCGggatcgagtggagagtctcagtgaggggacATGTGACACCGGCTTTTTCTTAAATACTGATTgccaatgatgctcgatatgacaaggcgagttattggcgcctttaaaacaccaatggccatcatgttcccgtggCAATCTGTCGTATAGTCCCGAAcgggcttgacgaggatcgccacttccACCATGCAACAACATCATCCCTGgttaacattatttttatagtgcgttttgacagttgttcgggcgaaaagtcgaagtcaggtAGTGGCCTTCATTCGTTGTGGAACGATTTTCTATTTGTTATTCCTTCTGTCAAAAGTTGTATTGTTGTAAAAGATAGGACGTAATTTAatgtattaatttatttaaactctGGATTTATTTGTAAATACATTTTGCGTTACATAGAAATGGCGGCAGCTTTAGCCAAAGGTGAAAATTCAGCTGAGATAGAAAACGGTCTAAATGTTGAGGAAGATTCGTCTATATTAAAGCCTCCGCCTATTACTAAAAGAGAAAGAAAAGTATCGCCCAGTTTGCATTTGAACGATGTGTTGTTCACAGATCCAATGTCTCCTTCATCTTCGTCGTCTGCCAGCAAGGACGAAACATTCGAACCCTCTATTGAAATGATGGTAAATGACTTTGATGATGAGCAGACGTTGAACGAAGAGGAGAGTTTAGCAGCATTAGAATCCCATGATGTTCAGGAGGAAATCGATACATTGAAACAGGAAAGTGAAATACCTTTGGAAGAGTTACTGGCCAAGTACCAATCATTGCCACCAATTGACTTTGAACCTCTTCGTAAAAAGTCCAAAAAGTCATCCAACAagaaaaaacacaaaccaaaacCGAAATTCGGTGCAGATCTGCATCAGTTACCTACCGAGGGCGCAGAAGTAGATAAGGATAACAGTGAGGAGACTTTATCCCTGCAAGATGTGATAAGAGGTAATGAGATTACAATTGAAGGTAACGAAGAAAGAGAGGTGGCAGATGAAGAAAAAGCCGTCGACGAGGACGCAGATGAAGATCCTTTGGAAGATACCAGCCAAATTACGGAAACTGGCGAAATGCCCATGGTACGACGGACACACTTGTTGGATTTATATCCCGAAGGCACTTTCGGCTCCATTGCTCCCACAACCAACGGGAAAGGTACGTTATTGCAATAAAGAAATGACTTTTGACGTGACACTTTTTTGATAAACTTTACATACGAAATTGTACGTACATTAGGGGAAATGTATATAATTTTCTTTCATTAGAAATAAGATAGGACTCTAAAATGTTTAacagataaccaccgctgaacatttttctggtgGTTCTGCCaaggttcgaacccaggcgttcagcgccataggcggacatgctaacctctgcgctacggtacaaaattgcgccatctaggggTTCACaaagtataatcgagagatcggtttacataggagctatatcaggttatggaacgatttgaaccatactttgctcGGACGAGGTCGGATGAGCAAAGTTGTGCTTCAAGCAAAACGAGGAAAATAACGTAAACTGCATACCAATGACGATTCATTTTAACACAAGGTTATAGTGCAAAACAAATTTAAGTTAAGTTCAAGTTTATTTATTGAGCCTTTTTAGTCTAAATTATGTTTGTATGAAGGGCTTTGAAGTCGGAGTAATCAATAAAgtttaaaataacaacaatgagTCGACCGAACGAAGGCACACGAAGTTGCTTACACTGTACTTGTGCTACTGTTGTTTTGTTATTGCCCATCTCTGGTCTAATGGCTGGTGCTATGTTCGTTTTCCACCGTTGAAAACCCTTTTtgccgcgattacttttttgaaacattacgaaaataacaattttattaaaattttaccataagaattgagggaatgtcctattgaatgaaaaaaagtatttttttttgcttttaaatctACTATCTACAAAAAataatcggcgaaaaatatcgagaaaagcgaaaatagTACCACATTTAAAACAATAACATGTGTTCGGGTACTCAAAAATTAGTTAACATTTGCACTAATTGttgctggaagtcgttcgcgtaatttatttgccagcagaataAAACGGGGGAGTGCGCGAGAGCAAGCTAtattttgagagtttggtaattgagagcttgcaaactTTTACTGGAGGTTTATTTCTTAGCAGAAATTTGCTCctcgaacagctgttttataaaaaacaGCTGTTTATTTATATTCTGTATATAAAATGTGtttgtgtactcaaaaatttgtggaaatttgcacaaattgttactgaaAGTCGTTAGcctactttatttgccagcagaattTGTAACACTGTACTATAAAATGCTTTTTTCAGTTACACTgttaaaatgttaatttttcaagaattttaaatttaatctgAAAATCTGATTACTTGATTGTGGCTGGGGAGCCCAGCACTTATCGTCTTTTAAATTATATTGTACCTTTTattcaattattttcaaaaattttaaatttaatccaaaaaaaaaaaacacaaataagtTTGTGGTTAGGCTCTTATTAACTTCAATATTATATTGAACCTTTTATTCAACTCTTTGCTAGAatctatattattttttttttattaatgtaatTCCCAACTAAGGTTTTTCTTACTGTGAAACACGTATTTTAGGCAAATAACGCTTAGTactattgaaataaataaaaaatgggttataagatatttttatagaataaaCTCATATCTAGCTATGGGTACCTTCCCCTAAATACAAAACCCTTAACGGTACTTCCCATATTTACTTACCTTTAGACAGTTGTGAAATTGGCGTCGAACTACAATTGTGTAATTAGattattgaaattattttgtGGTTTGCCAGCGAAAGAACATTATCTCCTATACctactttttatttttgcagATATTCCTTTGGAAACTTTATACGGCGTAGAAGAAGAAGTGGAAGAGGAAGACGACGAAGaatataaaaagaaagtaaTGATAGGATCTTCTTATCAAGCTTTTATACCAAAAGGCTTGTCACAATATGGAGACATTTTACCGTATGAAAATGAAGACaaacttatatgggagccaagTCAAGTTAGCGAACGGGAGGTAGAAGCATACTTACTTAAAATAAGGGATATTAATCGAAACCAGGGAGCCGACGAGGAATCTACGGATTTTGAAACGATGAGCACTACAAATAAAGAGAATGCAGATTCTACTAGAAATAACGACAACATGGAGAACAACTCGCTATTAGCAAATGGGGAGAAAAGCGGCATTTCGCCATTGGGTGTTACAGATGATGTGCCGGCTGCTGTTGTTAAAGATAACGAACAAGTTAGAAAACGTTTTGAGTTTTATataaacatataatttattactgaaattattttgtatagGCTCTGCATTTATTGGTGCAATGCGGCTATGACTTCAAAGAAGCCTTGCGGCGAAAACGGTTAAACGCTTTACCTATGAATGACGGCATGAGCTTATGGTCAGAAGAGGAATGTCAGAAATTCGAGGAAGGCATACAAAAATTCGGtaaagattttcttaaaattcgcCAGAACCAAGTAAGTATTTTGTAGTTCATAAAAACATATCATAAACTTGATGCAATGTATCATCTTATATAAATCTCTGTAAACAAAATAGGTGCGTACACGCACTATGCGTGAATTGGTCCAATTCTATTatctatggaaaaaaagtgaaagAAGAGATCATAATTTTGCTAACACCGATACGGTGGACCATATGGATATATACTTAAACGAAGACAATGAGTATGGATCCAATCCATCGTCGCTTACTCCGGTAGGATCTCCAGTAAATAACCCTGCTACCACTACACGTAGAAATTCTCacaaaaatatttccataatGATCAATACATCTGCGATAATAAATAGCGGTAGTACCTCATCAACGGCGTGTTTAGAAAAATCTGCGCAACATAAAAAACGTTCTGGCAACAACCATACTGATTCAATTAATATAGACATTAACACCTCAACCACCTCCGTAATGGCGCCCACTGTAACTCATCCCAAATGATGACAGTCGAAGTCAAAGGGAAAACGTTCTAAATATCGTTTATCAACACGTTCGAGGACGCAGCAGCAAAGTCCGAATTTCCGTTTGCAGAGGAAAATCAAACGTATTGTGGCCCATAGATGTTTCCGGAACAAGAAGAATTTGCGTCATGTTACAACCTGTAGTATTACAGCACTTTGAATATTTCACTATTCCAGCTGgttgttacgacatccaacagAGATTTATTCTGAAAAAATACTTAAGCAATAGGATATAATTTTTTAAGcagcttaatttatttttttattattgtgtaTACAATGTTTTGTTGTAtgtattgttttctttttgtgtaatacacaaatactttcttcCGATCGTTGTTCTTAGTATATATATTAGGACATACATATATCATAATAAACTCAGAAACGTCGCCACATGTGTTTATTTGTCCTTCTTAATAATCTCAAACATTTAAGGGGAGCATGAAGGTCAGTGTAGCTTTCGGCACATAACAGGAtacataggactgcgagctcacttaagcaaaatcggtgcggcaaatgatagcacgtgtagagcatgtggggaagaagatgagacgttggagcgtttcctgtcattgccctgctttcgcgcccaacagacaccggtacttaggtggggacaggAGCGAGGTGTAGCAAACGATTAAGGatgttgtaagtagcacgaaattcctaacttagattttttcgaggttactttttattatttagagcgcacaacaagtcgattactggcttaggtttatgtccatagtggcatggggcggattaatatccgcaacctcttttcaacctagcctaagGAGAAATATGTAAGTAGGTTTTTGATTTGCCACTCTAAGCTTTTTTTGAAAGTTACTACAatactttcaaaatttttggagtAGTCATACAAGCACGCCAATGGCGCCGAACGCCTAACATTTTTCATATGCGGGTGTCCCTTTACCAatgctacaacaactacaagaacaacaacaacacaaaccaAAAATCTCG
The genomic region above belongs to Stomoxys calcitrans chromosome 5, idStoCalc2.1, whole genome shotgun sequence and contains:
- the LOC106096119 gene encoding mesoderm induction early response protein 1, producing the protein MAAALAKGENSAEIENGLNVEEDSSILKPPPITKRERKVSPSLHLNDVLFTDPMSPSSSSSASKDETFEPSIEMMVNDFDDEQTLNEEESLAALESHDVQEEIDTLKQESEIPLEELLAKYQSLPPIDFEPLRKKSKKSSNKKKHKPKPKFGADLHQLPTEGAEVDKDNSEETLSLQDVIRGNEITIEGNEEREVADEEKAVDEDADEDPLEDTSQITETGEMPMVRRTHLLDLYPEGTFGSIAPTTNGKDIPLETLYGVEEEVEEEDDEEYKKKVMIGSSYQAFIPKGLSQYGDILPYENEDKLIWEPSQVSEREVEAYLLKIRDINRNQGADEESTDFETMSTTNKENADSTRNNDNMENNSLLANGEKSGISPLGVTDDVPAAVVKDNEQALHLLVQCGYDFKEALRRKRLNALPMNDGMSLWSEEECQKFEEGIQKFGKDFLKIRQNQVRTRTMRELVQFYYLWKKSERRDHNFANTDTVDHMDIYLNEDNEYGSNPSSLTPVGSPVNNPATTTRRNSHKNISIMINTSAIINSGSTSSTACLEKSAQHKKRSGNNHTDSINIDINTSTTSVMAPTVTHPK